The following are encoded together in the Capsulimonas corticalis genome:
- a CDS encoding GNAT family N-acetyltransferase, translating to MDRIRLATTDDAEAVLRIYGPICAESAITFDVTPPPVDVLREEIAGLTREFPWLMYERDGVVAGYVYASRHRDRAAYQWAVTTSIYLDPQYHRQGIGRRLYAALFALLELQGYYTAYAGITQPNEASIGLHESLGFKEIGVYANVGFKLGEWRNVSWWGLTLRSPSSSPAPPTPLYELAGTPEFEAILAHPPAGWAGVAEARG from the coding sequence ATGGATCGAATTCGACTGGCGACGACGGACGACGCGGAAGCCGTCCTGCGAATCTACGGGCCGATCTGCGCGGAATCGGCGATCACTTTCGATGTCACGCCGCCGCCGGTGGACGTTTTGCGCGAAGAGATCGCCGGCCTGACGCGTGAGTTTCCGTGGCTGATGTATGAGCGCGACGGAGTCGTCGCGGGGTATGTTTACGCCAGCCGCCATCGGGACCGCGCCGCTTATCAATGGGCCGTAACGACGTCGATTTATTTGGATCCGCAGTATCACCGTCAGGGGATCGGGCGCAGGCTTTACGCCGCGCTCTTCGCGCTGCTGGAATTGCAAGGGTACTACACGGCTTACGCGGGCATCACGCAGCCCAATGAGGCCAGCATCGGCCTGCATGAAAGCCTGGGGTTCAAAGAGATCGGCGTTTACGCCAATGTCGGCTTCAAGCTCGGCGAGTGGCGCAATGTCAGTTGGTGGGGGCTTACCCTCCGCTCGCCCAGCAGCAGCCCGGCCCCGCCGACGCCGCTATACGAACTCGCCGGAACCCCCGAGTTCGAAGCCATTTTGGCCCACCCGCCCGCCGGATGGGCAGGGGTGGCCGAAGCCCGGGGATAG